Proteins encoded by one window of Aphidius gifuensis isolate YNYX2018 linkage group LG2, ASM1490517v1, whole genome shotgun sequence:
- the LOC122849483 gene encoding facilitated trehalose transporter Tret1-like, whose amino-acid sequence MTVNKESNILQYFATIAACLSALASSAMMAWTSPTFHKLEKNNPVADDNPFGHAITADESSWISSLPILATVLGCFFFGYLAKRWGRRKSLLSCVIPFSISWIFVGLAKSITTLCIGRIIGGFAIGAPLSVIPMYTAEISDKSIRATQGKHEKMIQVLIKFRGNIGRNFIEAEADEIEDCVQAAAKLETSIMDIFRIPSNLKALWYSCIVFTFKNFSGAVVVLNNAESIFTATGVSDSVSPAVSVIIIGVVQLVFCCITPLFVDNWGRKILLILSGIGETLSLAALGLYFYLSENANNGDGDVSGISWLPITSMIFFFATYSIGWGPLPWIVMSEMFASDIKTKAFGIIITVNGLVAFLILKFFPTIVVHYGMHSVFWLFSIICFIGILFTIFVLPETKGKSLKEIQKQLGSHDV is encoded by the exons ATGACAGTGAATAAAGAGTcgaatattttacaatattttgcGACAATTGCTG caTGTTTGTCAGCACTTGCTTCATCAGCCATGATGGCCTGGACAAGTCCAACTTTTCACAAATTAGAGAAAAATAATCCAGTTGCTGACGACAATCCATTTGGTCATGCAATTACAGCTGATGAAAGTTCTTGGATTTCATCACTACCAATACTGGCTACAGTTTTAGGTTGTTTCTTTTTTGGATACCTTGCTAAAAG ATGGGGACGTAGAAAATCTTTGTTGTCTTGTGTTATACCATTCTCCATAAGTTGGATATTTGTTGGACTCGCTAAAAGTATAACAACATTGTGCATAGGAAGAATCATTGGAGGATTCGCCATAGGTGCACCATTATCAGTTATaccaat GTATACTGCTGAAATAAGTGATAAATCCATAAGAG CAACACAGggtaaacatgaaaaaatgattcaagttttaattaaatttcgtgGTAATATTGGCAGGAATTTTATTGAAGCTGAAGCTGATGAAATTGAA gATTGTGTTCAAGCTGCTGCAAAACTTGAAACTAGTATCATGGATATATTCAGAATACCAAGTAATCTTAAAGCACTTTGGTACAGTTGTATAgtgtttacatttaaaaatttttccggTGCTGTTGTCGTTTTAAATAATGCTGAATCAATTTTTACTGCAACTGGTGTTAGTGATTCAGTTTCACCAGCAGTttctgtaataataattggagttgttcaacttgttttttgttgtataaCACCATTGTTTGTTGATAATTGGGGAAggaaaatattgttaattttatcagGCATTGGTGAAACACTGAGTCTt gCAGCACttggattatatttttatttatctgaaaATGCTAATAATGGTGATGGAGATGTGAGCGGTATCAGTTGGTTACCGATCActtcaatgatattttttttcgctacATATAGTATTGGCTGGGGACCATTACCATGGATAGTTATGAGTGAAATGTTTGCATctgatattaaaacaaaagctTTTGGTATTATTATAACCGTCAATGGGCTTGTAgcatttttaatacttaaattttttccaactATTGTTGTTCACTATGGCATGCACAGTGTATTTTGGCTGTTctcaattatttgttttatcgGTATTTTGTTTACCATATTTGTACTTCCTGAAACTAAAGgaaaaagtttaaaagaaattcaaaaacaaCTTGGTAGTCatgatgtttaa
- the LOC122849020 gene encoding facilitated trehalose transporter Tret1-like: MTVNRESNILQYFATIAACLSAFASSAMVAWTSPTLQKLEKNNPVAEDNPFGHAITADESSWISSLPILGTVFGCFFFGYLAKRWGRRKSLLFSVIPFSVSWIFVGLAKSVTILCIGRIIGGIAIGAPLSVIPMYTAEISDKSIRGTLSSFMQVFLNIGWIFSFSIGPFVSYNILWMSCATLPFLFFITFYLMPESPYYLATQGKHEKMIQVLIKFRGNISRDFIEAEADEIEDCVQAAAKLETSIMDLFRIPSNFKALWYSCLMFVFQNSSGAVVILYNAESIFTATGVSDTISPAVSTIIIGIVQLVFCCITPLFVDNWGRKILLILSGIGETMSLAALGLYFYLAENADNGDGDVSGISWLPITSMIFFFATYSIGWGPLPWTVMSEIFASDIKTKAFAIITTIHGLVAFLILKFFPTIVVHFGMYSVFWLFAIISFISILFTIFVLPETKGKSLQEIQKQLASLN; the protein is encoded by the exons atgacAGTGAACAGAGagtcaaatattttacaatattttgcAACAATTGCTG caTGTTTGTCAGCATTTGCTTCATCAGCTATGGTTGCTTGGACAAGTccaactttacaaaaattagaaaaaaataatccagttGCTGAGGACAATCCATTTGGTCATGCAATAACAGCTGATGAAAGTTCTTGGATTTCATCACTACCAATACTTGGTACAGTGTTTGGTTGTTTCTTTTTTGGATACCTTGCTAAAAG ATGGGGACGTAGAAAATCTTTGTTGTTTTCTGTTATACCATTTTCCGTAAGTTGGATATTTGTTGGACTCGCTAAAAGTGTGACAATATTGTGCATAGGAAGAATCATTGGAGGAATTGCTATAGGTGCACCATTATCAGTTATaccaat GTATACCGCTGAAATAAGTGATAAATCCATAAGAGGTACACTCAGTTCATTTatgcaagtttttttaaacattggCTGGATATTTTCATTCTCAATTGGTCCATTTGTGTCTTATAATATTCTCTGGATGTCATGTGCTACcttaccatttttattttttataacattttatttaatgccTGAATCACCTTATTATTTAGCAACACAGggtaaacatgaaaaaatgattcaagttttaattaaatttcgtgGTAATATTAGCAGGGATTTTATTGAAGCCGAAGCTGATGAAATTGAA gATTGTGTTCAAGCTGCTGCAAAACTTGAAACAAGTATTATGGATTTATTCAGAATACCAAGTAACTTTAAAGCACTTTGGTACAGTTGTTTAATGTTTGTATTTCAAAATTCTTCCGGTGCTGTTGTTATATTGTATAATGCTGAGTCAATATTTACTGCAACTGGTGTTAGTGATACCATTTCACCAGCAGTttctacaataataattggaattgttcaacttgttttttgttgtataaCACCATTGTTTGTTGATAATTGGggaagaaaaatattgttaattttatcagGCATTGGTGAAACAATGAGTCTt gCAGCACTTGGGTTATATTTCTATTTGGCTGAAAATGCTGATAATGGTGATGGAGATGTTAGTGGTATCAGTTGGTTACCAATCActtcaatgatattttttttcgctacATATAGTATAGGCTGGGGACCATTACCATGGACCGTTATGAGTGAAATATTTGCTTctgatattaaaacaaaagctTTTGCTATCATAACAACAATACATGGACTCGTAGCATTTTTAATACTCAAATTTTTTCCAACTATTGTTGTCCACTTTGGCATGTACAGTGTATTTTGGCTATTtgcaattatttcttttatcagTATTCTATTTACCATATTTGTACTTCCTGAAACTAAAGGAAAAAGTTTACaagaaattcaaaaacaaCTTGCCAGTCTCAACTGA
- the LOC122849482 gene encoding facilitated trehalose transporter Tret1-like codes for MTVNRESNILQYFATVAACLSAFTSSAMIAWTSPTLQKLEKNNPVADDNPFGHAITADESSWISSLPILATVLGCFFFGYLAKRWGRRKSLLSCVIPFSISWIFVGLAKSITTLCIGRIIGGFAIGAPLSVIPMYTAEISDKSIRGTLSSFMQVFLNIGWIFSFSIGPYVSYDILWMSCATLPFLFFITFYLMPESPYYLASQGEHEKMIQVLIKFRGNIGNDLVKAEADEIKVSIDCVQAAARLETSIMDLFRIPSNFRALWYSCIMFTFQNFSGAIVVLNNAESIFTATGVSNTVSPAVSVIIIGVVQLVFCCITPLFVDNWGRKMLLILSGIGETLSLAALGLYFYLSENANNGDGDVSGISWLPITSMIFFFATFSIGWGPLPWTVMSEIFASDIKTKAFGIIITVNGLVAFLILKFFPTIVVYFGMHSVFWLFAIICFIGILFTIFVLPETKGKSLKEIQKQLGSHDV; via the exons ATGACAGTAAACAGAGagtcaaatattttacaatattttgcGACAGTTGCTG CATGTTTGTCAGCATTTACTTCGTCAGCCATGATTGCTTGGACAAGTCCaacattacaaaaattagaaaaaaataatccagttGCTGACGACAATCCATTTGGTCATGCAATAACAGCTGATGAAAGTTCTTGGATTTCATCACTACCAATACTGGCTACAGTTTTAGGTTGTTTCTTTTTTGGATACCTTGCTAAAAG ATGGGGACGTAGAAAATCTTTGTTGTCTTGTGTTATACCATTCTCCATAAGTTGGATATTTGTTGGACTCGCTAAAAGTATAACAACATTGTGCATAGGAAGAATCATTGGAGGATTCGCCATAGGTGCACCATTATCAGTTATaccaat GTATACTGCTGAAATAAGTGATAAATCCATAAGAGGTACACTCAGTTCATTTatgcaagtttttttaaatattggcTGGATATTTTCATTCTCAATTGGGCCATATGTGTCTTATGATATTCTTTGGATGTCATGTGCTActttaccatttttattttttataacgttTTATTTAATGCCCGAGTCACCATACTATTTAGCATCACAAGGTGaacatgaaaaaatgattcaagttttgattaaatttcGTGGTAATATTGGTAATGATTTGGTTAAAGCTGAAGCTGATGAAATTAAAGttagtata gATTGTGTTCAAGCTGCTGCTAGACTTGAAACAAGTATTATGGATTTATTCAGAATACCAAGTAATTTTAGAGCACTTTGGTACAGTTGTATAATGTTtacatttcaaaatttttccggtgctattgttgttttaaacAATGCAGAATCAATATTCACTGCAACTGGTGTAAGTAATACAGTTTCACCAGCAGTttctgtaataataattggagTTGTTCAACTCGTTTTTTGTTGTATAACACCATTGTTTGTTGATAATTGGGGAAGAAAaatgttgttaattttatcagGTATTGGTGAAACACTGAGTCTt gCAGCACttggattatatttttatttatctgaaaATGCTAATAATGGTGATGGAGATGTAAGTGGTATCAGCTGGTTACCAATCACttcgatgatatttttttttgcaacattTAGTATTGGCTGGGGGCCATTACCATGGACCGTGATGAGTGAAATATTTGCTTctgatattaaaacaaaagctTTTGGTATTATTATAACCGTAAATGGGCTTGTAgcatttttaatacttaaattttttccaactATTGTTGTTTACTTTGGCATGCACAGCGTATTTTGGCTATTcgcaattatttgttttatcggtattttatttaccatATTTGTACTTCCTGAAACTAAAGgaaaaagtttaaaagaaattcaaaaacaaCTTGGTAGTCatgatgtttaa